Within the Acidipropionibacterium acidipropionici genome, the region GGTCAACGACTATCTGGACCGGGTGCGCGCGGTGACCGCCGAGCAGGTGCAGGCCGCGGCGGCGTCCTGGCTGGATCCCGGCAGGGCGTCGGTCATCGTCCACCATCGAGCCCAGGAGGAGTCGGAATGAGCAGCAATTCAGCGAGCGGCACAGTGAACCCCCTCAATGACCGCCCCGAGGTCTCGGCGGCCTCGCCGTGGACCTTCCCTGAAGCGACCGTTGAGGCCTTGGGTTCGGGTCTGGAGGTGGTGCGGGTGGAGATGCCCGGTCAGCAGGTGGTGACCGCCGAACTGGCGATGGATGTGCCGCTGGCCGCCGAGCCGCGGGCCACCGAGGGGATCGCGAACCTCGTGCTGTCCACCAGCGACGAGGGGACGACCGTCCATCCCGGAGCGGAGATGGCCGAGGCGATGGAGCGCATCGGTGCGAGCTACGACGGGTCCTGCGGGCTGACCGCCACCCATGCCGGGATCGACGTGCCGCGCAGCAATCTCCACGAGGCCCTGGAGCTGCTGGCCGAGGTGGTGCGAAGCACGGCCCTGGCCGATGACGACGTGATGCGGCAGGTGGCCCAGGGACGGGCCGGACTGGCCCAGGCGGCTCAGAGCGGGCCGGCGCTGGCAGGGCTGGCGGCAGCGCGAGCGGTGTGGCCGTTGAATCATCGGGCGGCCCGGCCCACCGGTGGAACCGAGAGTTCGCTGGATGCCGTGACACCCGCCGCCGTGCGGGCTTTTCACGAGGCGATGTGGCGGCCCGCCGGTGGGGTGCTGGTGCTGGCCGGCGAGGGAGTCTCGTCGGTGGGGGCCGAGGCCTTCGAGGACTGGACGGGGGCGCGCGAGGGGCTGGGTTCCGAGGAGGAGCCGGTGAGGGCGGAGTCCGGGGCCGCCGGGAACAGGCGTCGCGTGATGCTGGTCGACCGCCCGGACGCCGTCCAGGCCGATTTGCGCGTCCAGGCCCTGGTGCCGGGACGCGACGATCCGCTGTGGGCAGCGTTGAAGGTGGCCTGCGGGGCGCTTGGCGGCACCTTCGGATCGCGGCTCAACACCGTGCTGCGCGAGGAGAAGGGCTGGTCCTACGGGGTCTCGGTGTTCGCCCAGGCGCTGCGAACCGGCGGCCTGGCGACGATGGGCGGGGCCTTCCGCACCGAGGTGGCCGCACAGGCCCTGGTGACCGGGCTGGAGCTGCTGGACCCGACGTCGCGACCGCTGGAGGAGGCGGAGGTGACGGCCGCCAGGGACAATGCTGTTGGGGTGGCGCCGTTGCAGTACGACACCGCCTCGTCGGTGGCCCACCAGGTGTCGGTGCTGGAGATGGCCGGGCTGAGCGCGGGATGGGTGGACGACCACATGGCCGCGATGGCGTCGGTGGATGCCGACGCGGCGAACCGGGCGTGGACCGAGCTGATGTCCCCGGCGGTGTGGCGGATCGGGATGGCGGGCAATGCCGCCGAGCTCGCGCCCGCGCTGGAGGGGGCCGGTTTCGAGGTGGAGGTGGTGGGGCCCGGGGACCTGCTGGGCTGAATCCCGGGCAGTCACCGGGACGGGATGTGCGATTCTCGACGAGACCGGGCCCGGATCGGGGAGTTAGACCCCAGGGGACCCCCGGTCTCGTCGAGTTTCGCAGTGTCGCGTCGAGTCACGTACACTGTCGTCGTTCCGCCGAGGTGTGCGACCCACGTCGGCGAGGGGCATTGGCGCAGTTGGTAGCGCGGCTGCTTTGCAAGCAGTAGGTCAGGGGTTCGAATCCCCTATGCTCCACCGGTTGAACACACGACCCCCGCAGCACTGCGGGGGTCGTTCCATGTCCGCTGAAATCCGCCCCACAGGCGGGCCGGATAGGTATCAGCGGCACCGGGACGACCGTGTGGGCACCCTGGCCGGACGGTCCAATCACGGTAATAGATCGGTCGACACCGGTAGTAACCGGCCTTGGGTCTTGTGTTGTCAGACGTTGTCAGACCCCTAGAATCAAACCGCGTCATGACGCGGTTCGCCGATGCGGCGACGGCGCCTGACAACACTCGATGTTGTCAGATGTTGCCAGCTTCAATCGGGCTGAACGACGTCGTCAACGGCGGACACGAGGGGCCCCAGACCGGCGGGTGCGAGATGGCCATACCAATCAAGCGTCACGCTCGGCCTGCTGTGCCCCATCATCCTGGAGACCGACAAAATGTCGGCGTGGGCCTCGCTCAATGCGAGAGCGGCGAAGGTGTGTCTCAGGCCATACGGAGGGATCCTGGGAATCAGGTCGGGGCGACCTTTATTGGCCGCCGCCAGTGCACGGGTAAGCGCGTCGCCGATCGCCGACTCCCCCAGGTGGGCGCCCGCGACCCTGGGGCTCGGGAACAGCCACTCGCCACCGGGCCGGCCACCGGCCTGAGCGGTCAGCAGCGGCTTGAGGGTCGCCGGGACCGGCAGCGTCCGCGGGGCGCTGTCGGTCTTCGTCCCATGCACCACGAGATGGCCGCCTGCCAGGTCGCCGACCCTCAGCGTCAGCGCCTCCTCGGGCCTCAGACCCATGAGCCCCATGGTGAGGATCAGCGCCCGATCAGTGTCGTCGCGGGCCGCTGCGGCCACCGCCATGAGCTCAGCGCTCGACCAGTGCGGCACCTCGCGCCGGTGCAGCTGGACGACGAGACCCTCCGTGGGGTCGGAGTCGATGAGGTGATCACGGATGCCGCGCTGGAGCGCCGCCCGCAGCATCTCCAGTTGCTTCTTACGGGAGCTCCGGGCCACGCCGGGGCGCTGAGTCCATGTCTCGATCTCAGTGGGGGTCAGCGTCGAGACCACCCGGGGGCCGAACTCGGCCCGCACCCGACTGGCGTGATAACGGTCCACCTCGACCGTCTTCGGGGCCCGATCCGCACGCGCGGCCAGATGCCGGTCCAGCAGCGTACCCACCGTCACCGACGCCCGACGAATCGCAACCGCCCGGGGCTGAGCCCGCTGATTGGCGTCATCGAGGTCGGCCTGGACCCGCTGACCCTCGCCGTAGCGCTGGGTGTGCTGGCGAGGCCTGCCGGAGGGTCCCACGTCGGGACCCCGCCAGCTCCGCCGCCACCTGGGGGCACCCTTCTTCCGCAGCGCCGCGATCTCGGATTTCGATTTGCCCTTCCACAGATCGGTGACGCTCACTGAGGCCAGGTCTCGGTGCGCGCCGTCTCGGCCAGGTCCTCGAGGTCGCTGCGGTCCTGCAGTCCGGTGAGCACATCGTCGAGAAGCCGGCCGGCCTCAGCATCACCGGTCCGATCAGCCCGGCGCTGCAGCTCGGCGGCCAGCTCGGGCGAGGAGAACGTCGCGAGCACCTGAGCGGCCATCTGCGCCCGGCCCTCCGCACGCCACCGGGCGGCACGGTCACCAGACTCCTCAGGGGCGGCACCCCGGCCCTCCAGCATCACAGCAGCGTGATCGCGGCCGCAGTCGCGCAGCTGATCCGGGGACACGTGCAGCGCACTGGCCAGATCCACCAGCACGTCATCGGGTGGGATGACAGCCCGCTTCACCCCGCCGCGGGACCGGTGCCCGTCCAGGGCCAGATGGACCGACGACCGCGAGATCCCGGCCGCGATCGCCAGGTCGGACGCGGTGAGACGGCTGGCCTTGTAGGCCTTCTTCAGCAACTTGGACTCAGGCGGCACCACGACGTCCTCCGGGTCCGGGTCGCGGCCACTCACAGCAGGCTCCTCATGCACATCATGACATGAGCCTACCCAATTACCACCGCGTGTACCTATTATTGCGTAATGGTGGTAGACTGTCCATATGACATTGCACACCGATTTACTGACGATGGTCACCGAGCACGCGCTGCTCGACACCTCCGTCGCGGCCACCGCCATCGGCGTCACGCCGTGGTGGGTGCGGCACCTCATCAGCACCGGAGAGCTGCGCGGCATCAATGTGGGCTCGCACGGCACCGGCGCCAAATGGCGCATCGACCCGGCCGACCTCGACGCCTGGATCGTGAGCCGGCAGACCCGGCCCCGCGACCTCGTCGGCGACCAGGCCTGATCAGTCGAACAGGGCCCGGGCCCGGGAATCTGTGCGACCGGCGAGCTCGTCGATGAGCTCGTCGGTGGTGAACGCGCTCAGCAGCCGGTGAGTCAGAGATGCCCTGGCCCGCACGGCCTCCTCATTGGCGGCCTCCTCAGCGGTCACCGTGTGACCCGAGCGCGCCAGCCGGTCCTCCAGCTGATCGGCGGCCCGTCCACGATCGACAGCCCGCAGTTCGGACGGGTCGATGTGGAGGACGTCGGCCAATGGCACGAGGTATTTGTCCGGCGGCGTGCTCGGGATAGGTTTGTGATTCTTGGAGTTGATTCGCCAGCCCTGGAAAAAATTCCGGATGCTCGCCGCCGATATGTCCGTCTCAGCAGCGATGCGGGGCACCGACAGGCCGGATTCGTGCCAGGCCCGGCGCAGCACACCGGCAACCGGCGGGACGCGGTCGGGATCCAGGGCCGTCCGTGCAGTCACGATGCCTCCATCGGTGGTGGTGAGATGGTCAATCTATAGCAGCAACATCAGGCTACTACCAAGAGGCACGAAGCGCCGCCTCTTGGTAGTAAAATGGTAACATGACCACCACATCCCCTCAGCGGCGGACACTGCTCACAACCCGCCAGGCCGCCGATCGTCTCGGTCTGCGCGCCGAGACGATCAGGCGCCTCATCGACCGCGGCGAGCTCCGCGCCATCAACATCGGCGGGGATGCCAGCAAGACCAGCGTGCGCTGGCGTATCGACCCCCTCGACCTCAACGCGTGGATCGCCCGACGGACGAGGAGGTAGCGCATCTGAGGGTGAGGGGGTGAGGACGACGCGATGGAGCAGGTGACGGCGCTGCTGGCCATTCCAGACGCGAGCGACCCCTGCGACGATGAGATCGCAGGGGTCGTGGCGGGTGATGGGGCACAGGTCAGGCTCCGTAGTGCCTGATGGTCGCGATGAGCATCGACAGAGTGCCGACAGCCAGGACTGCGATGAGTCCGGCGATGATGCAGATGGTGGTGGTCATGGTGTCCCCTTCTCATAATACGACTACTTTACCACCACTCGGAGGTGATTGGCAGTAGGTGGCAGCGCAGGGTGATCGCTGTGAGAGAACAGGTGAGGACGGGCGCAGGGCGCGCACATATATTATAAGGTCAGGACTACGGGTGACCCACCGCGACGTTGTGGTGGGTCACCCACGGATGGCGACCCGAGAGAGCAGCCACTGGCGTCCAGCGCCGCCCGGATGACGCAGGCCGTGCTGGCGTCCCCGCCGGTGAAGGACAGCAGATCCCGCTGACCCGGGGCAGTCAGCCCCATAGTGAGGTGACGGGTGGCACGCACCCGCCGGGGAACCAGATCGCCGCACCCTGTTTGTGACGTACATCACCCATCTAGCCCTAGGGAGAGCATCGGGAGAGCAAGTGCCGAAATCTTGCTCTCCGCCCGGAACCCGTTGCTGACTATGGGGGATACCAAGCCGGGAGAGCACGGTGTTTTCTCTACTCTCCCGCTGAATCCGTTGCCAACTAGGGGAAACATGACTTAGGGAGAGCAGGGAGAGCAAAATCGTTGAACCCTACGCGTACAGGAAGTGTTGTGCGCTCACTACATGACGTAGTAGAGGCGCACAACATTACGTATAGGAGGGCGGGGTAGTTGATTTTGCTCCCCCTGCTCTCCAGCGAACTTGAACCCGTTGCTGACTAGGAGAAACGCGGGAGAGCGGGGGGAGAGCACGATTCTCCCACTTCCCCCCTGATCGGGTGTTTCCCCTAGTCAGCAACGGGTTCCGGGCGGAGAGCAAGATTTCGGCACTTGCTCTCCCTCTGCTCTCCGGGAGTGGATCAGCCCTACTCGGGACGGTCGTCGGTCGGCTGGTCCGGCGTCGAGCCGCCCCACTGCCGGCTGAACTCCCTGATCCTCGCGGTGGCCTCGTCGAACCCATCCTGCGAGCCCCGGCTGATCAGGTCCGCGACTTCCTCCCTTAGTGCATCCTTCGCCGCGCGCTTGGACGGTGCCTGACGCCTGTCCCACGCCAGGATGTCCGGACCGGGGCCCTGTGGCACTGACTCGTGGTCCGGTTCCTCCCGTGCCGTCCGCGGATCCCGGTCCACATCTGCCAGCCGGGCTTGAAGCCGCTCGACCTCCTCCTGCTGGCGACGCTCCTGGTTCCGGATCGCCTCCAGGGTCTGAACAGCGGTCTCGACGGCGAGCCGCAGCGCCGCCACCTCGGCGTGCTCTGGCCTCCCCTCGGGGTCGAGAAGCCGGGTCAGGGGCACGCCGACTGATTCGGCGGCCGCGACGGCCTCGTCCAGGGAGACGCCTCGCTGCCCCCGCTCGATCCTGGTCACGATCGATGCGTCGATGGCGACGCCGTCGAGCCGTTCCGTCATCCGGGACGCCAGCACGGCCTGCGTCATCCGGGCGGCGCGCCGCTCCTGGCGTAGGCGCCTCACGAAGATCTTCTGAGAATTTTCGCACATCGTCCCTCTCCTTCCGCCTCATATATGAGGATAAAGCATGGGAGCAACTCATTTTCCTCTGGAGAGGTGTGGTGTTATCGCATGCTTTCGTGTAGTGTGGTGGCACACCCGCAGAGAGGGGGTCACACGATGAGCACCGCATCGACGACCCGGACACAGGCACCCCAGGTCGGCCCCGACGGCCTCCTGGAGCGCGTCTTCAAGGTCTCTGAACTCGCGGCCGCCGGCTATGGCGACAAGTCCTCGTTGACCCGACGGATCCACCGGGGTCAGCTGCCGGCCTTCCGCGTCGGAAACGCCTTCCGGATCCGCGAGTCCGATCTGCGCTATCTCGTCGACCCGGTCGATCCCGGCCCGGATGACGCCGACGACGAGGCCGCCTGAGACAGAAGAAGCGCCTCGGCGATCACCGAGGCGCTTCCCCACAAATCAAGACGCCCGCCAGAGCTACCAACTCAGGGCGCCGATCCGAAAGGACCTGCATATGATTATGATACCTGACCAGCGCCGTGAGGACAAGCCCCCGACGAGACTCACGTAAAAGGTCCGGATGCGGCAGCACGTGCCTCAGATGAGGATGTCCGCGTACTGACGGTGTAGGCCCGGGCCATGGATCGGGAGCTGTCGATGGCCGCACGCCGTGAGATCACCAAGAAGTACGCCCACCAGTACCGGGCCGCATCGAAGAAGGACAAGTCGGTGCTGCTGGACTCCCTGACCGCCACCACAGGCTGGACCCGTGACCACGCCCGCCGCGCGATCCGGGCAGCCCTGACGCGGAAAGGTGCCGCGTCCCAGCAGAAGCGCCGGCCCCGGCCCCGCAAGTACTCCTACGACGCCGTGAAGGTCCTCCAGCACGTGTGGAGCGTGACGGGTCAGCCCTCCGGGAAGTACCTGGCCCCCGTGATGGACGACACCCTGAACAGGCTGGAACGCTTCAAGGAGTTCGGGAAAGTCACCCGCCGGGCCACCCCCGCGGTGCTGACCGAACTGCGCTCCATGTCGGCGGCCACCATCGACAGGTACCTGAAACCCTTCAAGGACGCCGCCTACCCGGCCGCCGGCCTGTCAGCCACCCGACCCGCCCCTCACATCCTGCGTGCCGCGGTGCCGCTGCGCACCAGCCTGGACGGGCCGATCACCGATCCCGGGCTGGTAGAGGTCGACACCGTGGCCCACTGCGGCCACACCCTGGTCGGGGAATTCCTGTGGACCTTGTCGGCCACCCTGCCCGTCTCCGGCTACACGGTCCTGACCACGGTCAAGAACAAGGCATTCGTCCACATCGGGGCCGGCATGGACCGGATCGTCGACCAGATGCCCGTGCCCGTGGCGGAGGTCCACGTCGACAACGGGTCGGAGTTCATCAACTGGGGCCTCATCGACTGGGCGAAGGGCCACGACATCGCGATGTCCCGCTCGCGGCCCTACAAGAAGAACGACAACGCCCACGTCGAGCAGCGCAACGGCGACTGGGTCCGCCGCCACGCCTTCAGATACCGCTACGAGACCGCAACCGAGCTTCAGCTGCTCAACCAGTTGTGGCCCCTGGTGATGGCCCGCAAGAACCACCTACTGCCCTGCGTCAAGGCCATCGGCTGGACCACCACCTCCGCGGGGCGCAAGAAGCGGGTCTACGACAAGCCCAAGACCCCTTACCAGCGGCTGGTCGACTCCGGTGTCCTGGACCCCGCCACACGGGCCCGCCTGGCAGCCGAGCACGACAGGCTCAACCCCGCCGATCTGGCCCGGCGGATCACCGACATCCAGAACCAGCTCATCCGCCTAGCCGAACGTCGCACCCAGACCGACCAACCCGCCGCCTGACTCATCTCCATCCGGACATTTCAGCTGAGGCAAGCGCTGCGCTCATCCGGACATCTTGACATGAGGCAAGACGGCCCCCGACCGTCCCGCAGGCGGCTCAGCGCAGCCTCGACCAGGTTCATCTCGATGAGCTGGCCGCGAGCGCCATCACCCCGGCGACCGCCCGCAGGCACGGCATCTACTCCGCTCGCACCCGCGAGGAGCTGCCCGAGCCGGTGCAGTGGATCGACAACGATGACGCCGACCGCAGCACCTCAATCTACCCTGTTCTCGTCTTCCCCGAGATCCAGGCCGACGGGTCCCAGACCTGGCAGGTGAAGCCGCAGTCGGGCTCTATGCCCGACCACGGAAAATACATTGGACCGGGCCGCGACAGCCACCCGCCGAAGCTCATTGAGCGTCGCGGTATCCGCGACGCCGAGGCCGTCCTCATCGTCGAGGGCACCAAGCAGGGGGTCGCGGCCGCCGCCTACGCCCCCGAGGACTGCGCGGTCTACAGCATTCCCGGCATCACCGGCTACATGGTTCCCGGCACCGCCGAGGACGAGCCCAGCCGGCCGACTCCGATGCTCGCGCCTGTCGTGAAGGGTCGGGGTGTCGTCATCATCCCTGACTCCGACGCCGCCACCAAGCTCGGCGTGTACCGGGGGGCCGAGAGGCTCGGTGAGATCTCCCTGGCTCTCGGCGCGAAATCCGTACGATTCGCCCGGGTTCCCGGTACCGGGCCGAACGACGGCCTGGACGACGTGCTGGGCGTCATCGACGGTGACGATGACCGGCGCATCAAGCTCGCCGAGCTCATCGAGGCTGCTGGCGACAAGCCGGCCCGGCTCACCAAGAAGGACCTGGACCGAATGGAGGCTGCCCAGCGTCGCAAAGACCGCGAACGGCGCGTCCAGGCCGCGGCGACTGAGCTCAACGGCCGCCCCGGCGTCAACCTTGACGGGGACCCGCTGGAGGTCGCCACGACGATCGTCGCCCACCTGGACAGTGCGTACGGCGGGGTCAGGCTCTTCAGCCGCAATGGCCGGATCGTCCGACTCATCGACGGTGAGGCCGGGCTGGAGCTGGAGGATCTCACCAGCGACTCGATCCACCGTGAGATTCTCGACATCGTCTGCCCCTTCAGTGCCCGCAACAAACAGGGAATCCCCGAACCCATGGGGGTGCCCAAGGCCATGCTCGGCATCGTGCTTGACCATGCGGCCGACTTCCCTGGGATCAAGGGCATCACTCGGACCCCCATCGTCCACGCCGACGGCGCCGTCATCACCCGGTCCGGCTATGACACCGAGACGCAGATCTATCTTGACCTGTCCGCGGATATCGAGGGCCTCGAGGTGCCTGACCACCCCACCGACGCCCAGCTCGGGGTTGCCGCCGACCGGCTGCGCGAGGCCTTCCCCATCGACGGGCAGGGGGGGTTCGACGGGCTGCCGATCTCCGAGGCCGGGCGCACCAGCCTGGTGGGCATGATCCTCACACCGGCGATCCGACACCTCGTCCCGGCAGCCCCGGCCTTTCTCGCCAATGGGATTCAGCCCGGCGTCGGCAAGGGTGTCTCCATCAACGCCGCCCACCTGCTCAACTTTGGCGTCCCAGCTGCCTTCCAGTCCACGCCCACCAGCGAGGAGGAGATGGATAAGCGGCTCGGCGCAACTGTTCTGGAGCGGAAGACCGCTATCATCCTCGACGAGGTGGTCACCAAGGACGGCAAGTGCCTCATCAACAACAAGTCTCTGGCCGCCTTCCTCACCGCACCGATCTATCAGGGCCGCCGTCTCGGCCACAGCCACTCCATCGCCGGCCCGAACCTGACGACGGTCTTCATGACCGGCAACAATGTCAGCCCCAGCGCCGACATCGCCCGACGCCTCGTCCAGATCAAGTTCGACTCTGACCGACCCGACCTGGAGACCCGAGGGAACTTTGCCCATGACATGACATCCTGGATCCTCGGCCACCGCAGGGAGCTGCTGACAGCCGTCCTGACCCTCGTCAGGGCTTGGTTCGACCGTGGTCAGCCGGCAGCCCCGCAGAACTTCTCCTTCGGCTCCTTCGAGGACTGGCAGCGCATCGTCGGCGGCATCCTTCACCTCGCCGGGTTCGGCGGCTTCCTCGACCATGTGCTTGAGGACCGCGCCGACACCGACAACGAGGTCATCGACAACTTCGAGTTCCTGACGTGGGTCGAGACGGTCTTCCCCGCCGGCACCCGGTTCGCCGCCCGTGAGCTGCTGCAGCTCGCCAAGGCCGACCCCGATGCCCCCGCCCCGTACGGCTACGAGTGGATGGACTTCGACAATCGGGTCAAGGCGCTGTCGCAGGTGATGGGACGGACCAGGCGGCGCTACGGCGACCTGCAGCTGGTCCGTGATGGGAAGATGCACGGCGCGGGGACGGCCTATAAGGTCCAGCGGTTCGGGTCCACGACCCCGCCGAGTGGTCCCACGCCGCCCGTGGGTCCCGTTCCCCCGACGTCGCCGTCCAGCCCTGACACTCCGCCGAGCTCGCCTGACACCGCTCCGGTGATGCCCGCCAACCCGGTCGTGCCCACCTCGCCCGAGACCGCACCGGTCAGGACGCCTGAACCGGCTGCGTCGTCGAGCGGTGCGCTGCCGGTCCATGGTGTCGATGAGAACGGGCTCGACATCCTCGACGCCCCCGTAGCCGCCGGCCCAGCAGTGATGCCCAAGGGCCACTACGACCCCGGCACGATCACCTACACCGACCACCGCACCAGGCAGGCCATCACGGTGGCCAGGGCTGTGACGCCTATTTCTGGCGGACGCTTCATCGACGACGAGGGGGAGACCTCATGAGCACCCTGTATTTCGACCTGGAGACCGACAGCGCTGCCAAGCTCTGGACCGCCGGCCCGGGGTTCGTCAGGATCGCCGGCTATGCGATCGACGACGGCCCGGTGACCATCACCACCGACATCGCCGAGCTCATCCGACTCATCAATGAGGCTGATCTGGTCGTCGGACACAACGTCCTCGCCTTCGATCTGGCCGCCCTGTGGCGCTATCACGGCCTCGATCTGGACAGGCTCATCGCTGAAAACCGCGTGTTCGACACCCTCATCGCCGAGCGGCAGTACGACCCCCCGCGGTCCAGCCACGCCGATGGCCACCGCTACGGCCTGGATGCCTGCTGCGCCCGCCACGGCGTCGCCGGCAAGCTCAAGGCCGACGGCGACACCGTGCTGGCGGCTCTGGCGAAGAAGTATGGCGGCTACGACCTGATTCCCCTCGACGACCCGGTCTACAGGGCCTATCTCGCCACCGATGTCGAGGCCACCCGGGCGCTGGCCCGGGTCCTGCCGCGCGACCCCTACGCGTCCCGCGAGCACCGGGTGCTCCACCGCCTCGGCACGATCAGTTGCGTCGGCGTCCGCGTCGACGTGGACCTGCTGGAGCGCACGCTCGCCGAGCAGGCGACGCGACTGGAGGCCTCCAAGCGCCAGATGCACGACCGCTACGGCCTGCCGCTGACCGGCAAGAAGCCCCAGGCCACCACGGCCGGCAAGCAGGCCATCGAGGCCGCTATCCGTGACTGCGGCGTCGAGCCGCCGCGGACCCCCAAGGGCAGCCTGGCCACCGGGAAGAAGGCCCTGGAGAAGCTCGTCGCCGACCACCCGGACAATCAGGCGCTGGCCGAGCTGTGCGGCGTCCTGACGGCCCTGAATGGTGAGCGCTCGATGGCCCGGACGATCCTCGATCACGTCGGGCCCGATGGTCGCATCCATCCTGGGATCTCCGCCTCGCAGGCGACCGGGCGCATCAGCCTCACCGACCCCGGACTCACCGTCATGGGCAAGCGGGACAGGAAGAATGTGTTGGAGAGGGCCTTCATCCTCCCCGACGAGGGGGATGTGCTCGTCGGTGCCGACCTGTCGGCCGCCGACTCCCGCGCGATGGCCATCCTGTCTCAGGACGCCGCATACATCGACGCATTGCAGCCCGGCGAGGACCTGCATGACGCCATGGCGGTGTCCATGTTCGGCGACTGCGGCTGGGACGGCACCGGGCACCATCCCCGCCGGTCCGAGGCGAAGATCGTCACTCATGGGACCTCATACGGGATGGGTGCGGTCCGGCTCGCCCAGGACCT harbors:
- a CDS encoding M16 family metallopeptidase, giving the protein MPGQQVVTAELAMDVPLAAEPRATEGIANLVLSTSDEGTTVHPGAEMAEAMERIGASYDGSCGLTATHAGIDVPRSNLHEALELLAEVVRSTALADDDVMRQVAQGRAGLAQAAQSGPALAGLAAARAVWPLNHRAARPTGGTESSLDAVTPAAVRAFHEAMWRPAGGVLVLAGEGVSSVGAEAFEDWTGAREGLGSEEEPVRAESGAAGNRRRVMLVDRPDAVQADLRVQALVPGRDDPLWAALKVACGALGGTFGSRLNTVLREEKGWSYGVSVFAQALRTGGLATMGGAFRTEVAAQALVTGLELLDPTSRPLEEAEVTAARDNAVGVAPLQYDTASSVAHQVSVLEMAGLSAGWVDDHMAAMASVDADAANRAWTELMSPAVWRIGMAGNAAELAPALEGAGFEVEVVGPGDLLG
- a CDS encoding tyrosine-type recombinase/integrase is translated as MSVTDLWKGKSKSEIAALRKKGAPRWRRSWRGPDVGPSGRPRQHTQRYGEGQRVQADLDDANQRAQPRAVAIRRASVTVGTLLDRHLAARADRAPKTVEVDRYHASRVRAEFGPRVVSTLTPTEIETWTQRPGVARSSRKKQLEMLRAALQRGIRDHLIDSDPTEGLVVQLHRREVPHWSSAELMAVAAAARDDTDRALILTMGLMGLRPEEALTLRVGDLAGGHLVVHGTKTDSAPRTLPVPATLKPLLTAQAGGRPGGEWLFPSPRVAGAHLGESAIGDALTRALAAANKGRPDLIPRIPPYGLRHTFAALALSEAHADILSVSRMMGHSRPSVTLDWYGHLAPAGLGPLVSAVDDVVQPD
- a CDS encoding helix-turn-helix domain-containing protein, yielding MSGRDPDPEDVVVPPESKLLKKAYKASRLTASDLAIAAGISRSSVHLALDGHRSRGGVKRAVIPPDDVLVDLASALHVSPDQLRDCGRDHAAVMLEGRGAAPEESGDRAARWRAEGRAQMAAQVLATFSSPELAAELQRRADRTGDAEAGRLLDDVLTGLQDRSDLEDLAETARTETWPQ
- a CDS encoding helix-turn-helix domain-containing protein, which translates into the protein MTLHTDLLTMVTEHALLDTSVAATAIGVTPWWVRHLISTGELRGINVGSHGTGAKWRIDPADLDAWIVSRQTRPRDLVGDQA
- a CDS encoding helix-turn-helix domain-containing protein, whose amino-acid sequence is MTARTALDPDRVPPVAGVLRRAWHESGLSVPRIAAETDISAASIRNFFQGWRINSKNHKPIPSTPPDKYLVPLADVLHIDPSELRAVDRGRAADQLEDRLARSGHTVTAEEAANEEAVRARASLTHRLLSAFTTDELIDELAGRTDSRARALFD
- a CDS encoding helix-turn-helix domain-containing protein; this encodes MTTTSPQRRTLLTTRQAADRLGLRAETIRRLIDRGELRAINIGGDASKTSVRWRIDPLDLNAWIARRTRR
- a CDS encoding helix-turn-helix domain-containing protein is translated as MCENSQKIFVRRLRQERRAARMTQAVLASRMTERLDGVAIDASIVTRIERGQRGVSLDEAVAAAESVGVPLTRLLDPEGRPEHAEVAALRLAVETAVQTLEAIRNQERRQQEEVERLQARLADVDRDPRTAREEPDHESVPQGPGPDILAWDRRQAPSKRAAKDALREEVADLISRGSQDGFDEATARIREFSRQWGGSTPDQPTDDRPE
- a CDS encoding helix-turn-helix domain-containing protein; translation: MSTASTTRTQAPQVGPDGLLERVFKVSELAAAGYGDKSSLTRRIHRGQLPAFRVGNAFRIRESDLRYLVDPVDPGPDDADDEAA
- a CDS encoding integrase catalytic domain-containing protein; its protein translation is MDRELSMAARREITKKYAHQYRAASKKDKSVLLDSLTATTGWTRDHARRAIRAALTRKGAASQQKRRPRPRKYSYDAVKVLQHVWSVTGQPSGKYLAPVMDDTLNRLERFKEFGKVTRRATPAVLTELRSMSAATIDRYLKPFKDAAYPAAGLSATRPAPHILRAAVPLRTSLDGPITDPGLVEVDTVAHCGHTLVGEFLWTLSATLPVSGYTVLTTVKNKAFVHIGAGMDRIVDQMPVPVAEVHVDNGSEFINWGLIDWAKGHDIAMSRSRPYKKNDNAHVEQRNGDWVRRHAFRYRYETATELQLLNQLWPLVMARKNHLLPCVKAIGWTTTSAGRKKRVYDKPKTPYQRLVDSGVLDPATRARLAAEHDRLNPADLARRITDIQNQLIRLAERRTQTDQPAA
- a CDS encoding DNA polymerase; its protein translation is MSTLYFDLETDSAAKLWTAGPGFVRIAGYAIDDGPVTITTDIAELIRLINEADLVVGHNVLAFDLAALWRYHGLDLDRLIAENRVFDTLIAERQYDPPRSSHADGHRYGLDACCARHGVAGKLKADGDTVLAALAKKYGGYDLIPLDDPVYRAYLATDVEATRALARVLPRDPYASREHRVLHRLGTISCVGVRVDVDLLERTLAEQATRLEASKRQMHDRYGLPLTGKKPQATTAGKQAIEAAIRDCGVEPPRTPKGSLATGKKALEKLVADHPDNQALAELCGVLTALNGERSMARTILDHVGPDGRIHPGISASQATGRISLTDPGLTVMGKRDRKNVLERAFILPDEGDVLVGADLSAADSRAMAILSQDAAYIDALQPGEDLHDAMAVSMFGDCGWDGTGHHPRRSEAKIVTHGTSYGMGAVRLAQDLGCTPDEAARHLAALDAAYPKLAAYKSAVRARGQYQILTSPFGRRLRVDPGMEWTQAPAFAGQGTARDLLMEGVLRLPDWMVGCIRATIHDEIILSVPEDRAEEARAELMRAFQFAYRGRPGDIPVPVIADLCDVGRDWADCYRSDHAEWPEVARDHRQQADCDDPDCTWHIHTTTERNAA